GGGTCTCCGGCACCCCAAGCCGGGAGGATAGACCAAGCTACCCCACGGCCCCCCGAGAAGTGCGGTTTTTAATACACTCTGTACTGCATCGCGTGATCGATGAGTTCGACGTGGCTGAGGAGGGTCCTCCTGCAGCAGTACCTCTCAATCCCGAGGTCGTCAAGGACCTTCTCGGGGTCCTCGCCCTTCTCAACTCGGGCCTTGAACTCGTAGTACTTGTCACCTATGACCTTCCCACACGTGAAGCACCTG
This Thermococcus cleftensis DNA region includes the following protein-coding sequences:
- a CDS encoding DNA-directed RNA polymerase subunit N, whose amino-acid sequence is MIVPVRCFTCGKVIGDKYYEFKARVEKGEDPEKVLDDLGIERYCCRRTLLSHVELIDHAMQYRVY